One Tolypothrix bouteillei VB521301 DNA window includes the following coding sequences:
- the dndC gene encoding DNA phosphorothioation system sulfurtransferase DndC: protein MSTTQQPENKGQTQRPVAELVEDIESLTTEIQELYCLDAIPWVVGYSGGKDSTATLQLVWNAIAGLPHSKRTKTIHVITTDTLVENPYVSAWVRHSLEQMKLAALEQQMPIEPHLLQPDVKETFWVGFIGKGYPAPKGKFRWCTERLKINPSNRFIRDVIRNNGEAIVVLGTRKAESTNRAARMKKWEAKRVRDRLSPNMNLPNSLVYSPIEDWRNDEVWLYLMQWENPWGYSNKDLFAMYRGASADNECPLVVDTSTPSCGSSRFGCWVCTLVSQDKSLAAMIQNDEEKEWLQPLLEFRKELDAEENRDRRDFRRRNGDVQLYERNTDGDVSVEPIPGPYIKEAREDWLRQLLTVQMQIRHTAPENMRDITLISIEELSEIRRIWLEERHEFDDSLPKIYQEVTGEIFQDPRPGAGMSLLGSDEWAVLEEICGEDAMHLELMANLLDTERQYRKRTRRVGIFDTLEKCFERSSRSQDEAVRNAHLKRDLKEAVVEGDVAKIKQLTLGDAAITNNVESDKPQSWRQVKFQAKKAES, encoded by the coding sequence ATGAGCACCACGCAACAGCCAGAAAACAAAGGTCAAACTCAGCGACCTGTGGCAGAGTTAGTAGAAGATATTGAATCTCTAACTACCGAAATTCAAGAATTGTACTGCTTGGATGCAATTCCTTGGGTCGTGGGATATTCTGGAGGTAAAGACAGCACTGCTACTCTACAGTTAGTGTGGAATGCGATCGCCGGGCTCCCACATTCCAAGCGCACTAAAACAATACACGTTATTACAACAGACACGCTTGTAGAAAATCCTTATGTATCTGCATGGGTACGCCATTCCCTAGAGCAGATGAAACTAGCAGCGCTCGAACAACAAATGCCAATAGAACCGCATCTCCTACAGCCAGATGTTAAAGAAACATTCTGGGTAGGTTTTATTGGTAAAGGATACCCAGCCCCAAAAGGAAAATTTCGCTGGTGTACGGAACGTCTTAAAATCAATCCATCTAACCGTTTTATTCGTGACGTTATCAGAAACAACGGTGAAGCTATTGTTGTTTTGGGGACTCGCAAAGCTGAAAGCACAAATCGTGCGGCGAGGATGAAAAAATGGGAAGCCAAGCGGGTACGCGATCGCCTCAGCCCTAATATGAATTTGCCCAACTCCCTTGTGTACAGCCCCATTGAAGACTGGCGAAACGATGAAGTTTGGTTGTATCTGATGCAATGGGAAAACCCATGGGGCTACAGCAACAAGGACTTATTCGCCATGTATAGAGGTGCTAGCGCTGATAATGAATGTCCTTTAGTTGTTGATACATCCACCCCCAGTTGTGGTAGCTCTCGTTTTGGATGCTGGGTTTGCACGCTCGTCAGCCAAGATAAATCTCTCGCAGCAATGATTCAAAATGACGAAGAGAAAGAGTGGTTGCAACCTCTACTTGAATTTCGTAAGGAATTAGATGCTGAAGAAAACCGCGATCGCCGAGATTTTCGGCGGAGAAATGGTGACGTGCAACTCTACGAGCGCAATACAGATGGAGACGTGTCGGTTGAGCCGATACCCGGTCCCTACATTAAAGAAGCTAGAGAAGACTGGCTCCGACAACTCCTAACTGTTCAAATGCAAATTCGTCACACCGCACCCGAAAATATGCGTGATATCACCTTGATTTCTATAGAAGAACTCAGTGAAATTCGACGCATATGGCTGGAGGAAAGACACGAATTTGATGATAGCTTACCCAAAATTTATCAGGAAGTCACGGGGGAAATTTTTCAAGATCCCCGTCCCGGTGCTGGTATGAGTTTGTTGGGTAGTGATGAATGGGCTGTGCTTGAAGAAATCTGTGGTGAGGATGCAATGCACTTGGAACTCATGGCAAATCTCTTGGATACAGAACGTCAGTATCGCAAACGAACTCGCCGAGTAGGAATATTTGACACACTAGAAAAATGTTTTGAAAGAAGTTCGCGTTCCCAAGATGAAGCTGTTAGGAACGCTCATTTGAAAAGAGATTTGAAAGAGGCGGTTGTTGAAGGCGATGTCGCAAAAATCAAGCAGTTAACATTGGGCGATGCTGCTATAACAAACAATGTGGAATCGGACAAACCGCAAAGTTGGCGACAAGTTAAGTTTCAAGCCAAAAAAGCAGAGAGTTAA
- a CDS encoding DGQHR domain-containing protein — translation MDNTQDNRNTKIVSQYEAQKDEHQHLLVSTLDKYQEGTDQILVRKTDMGGTQAYVSSVTLEWFASRVNFASYLPLFQKKYNAQTDNVEIDAESIDEVQQRPLDWSRQAPLVQYLATRKHHKFPPVLVVISKSWVDNPDAPEWDSEGRAIKPTTDFTPFDKDGKFGLLNVSQKDVTIYALDGQHRLMGVQGLIELLQSGKLRRYRKDKTPFDTFITVNDLLEQYQVAPDYLEKLPQEEIGIEFICAVAAGETREEARLRVRSVFVHVNLMAVPLSKGQLAQLNEDDGFSIVARKIAVTHPLLEQREGRNPRVNWNSATVATKSTVLTTLQALKEMSERYLGQKFLHWKPLDKGLIPMRPENEDLEEGIKDFQTLFDYLASLPSYNILKYEETPALRHFSFEKNGGEGNILFRPVGQVALAQALGVLIFKMGFSLEDVFKKLRKFDREGGFSGMEHPKSLWYGVLYDPNKKRVQVAGRDLAAKLLIYILGGVEDSVERAELRRDLAKARTLEDKTIGFDGKFVEPKQLGLPTGI, via the coding sequence ATGGATAACACTCAAGACAACCGCAATACTAAAATTGTCAGTCAGTATGAAGCACAGAAAGACGAGCACCAACATTTACTCGTTTCTACACTTGATAAGTATCAAGAGGGAACTGACCAGATTCTAGTTCGGAAAACTGACATGGGGGGTACTCAGGCATATGTTAGCTCTGTGACTCTAGAATGGTTTGCAAGCCGGGTCAACTTTGCGTCTTACTTACCTTTGTTTCAAAAAAAGTATAACGCTCAAACTGATAACGTTGAGATCGACGCCGAAAGTATTGACGAGGTTCAACAACGTCCCTTGGACTGGTCGCGTCAAGCACCATTGGTGCAGTATTTGGCGACTCGAAAACACCACAAATTTCCACCAGTTCTAGTAGTCATTAGTAAATCGTGGGTAGACAACCCTGATGCACCCGAGTGGGACAGTGAAGGACGAGCCATAAAACCCACAACTGATTTCACGCCATTTGATAAAGATGGTAAATTCGGGTTGCTGAACGTTTCTCAGAAAGATGTCACTATTTATGCCTTAGATGGTCAACATCGATTGATGGGAGTACAAGGTTTAATAGAGTTGCTTCAATCTGGTAAACTGCGGAGATACAGAAAAGATAAAACTCCTTTCGATACCTTCATAACAGTTAACGATTTGTTAGAGCAATACCAAGTTGCACCCGATTATTTGGAAAAGTTACCTCAAGAAGAAATTGGCATAGAATTTATTTGTGCGGTTGCGGCTGGTGAAACCCGTGAAGAAGCAAGATTGCGCGTTAGGTCTGTCTTTGTTCATGTCAACCTCATGGCAGTTCCTTTAAGCAAAGGTCAGCTTGCACAATTGAATGAGGATGATGGTTTTTCTATTGTTGCTAGAAAAATTGCTGTAACCCATCCACTGTTAGAGCAGCGCGAGGGTAGGAACCCTCGAGTCAATTGGAATAGTGCAACAGTTGCGACTAAGTCCACTGTTTTGACAACCCTACAAGCACTTAAAGAAATGTCTGAAAGGTACTTGGGGCAAAAGTTTTTGCACTGGAAACCTTTGGACAAAGGTTTAATCCCCATGCGACCGGAGAATGAAGACCTTGAAGAAGGAATCAAGGATTTTCAAACACTGTTTGATTATTTAGCGAGTCTTCCGAGCTATAACATTCTCAAATATGAAGAGACACCAGCTTTACGACACTTCAGCTTTGAAAAGAATGGCGGTGAAGGAAATATACTTTTCCGTCCTGTTGGTCAAGTTGCCTTAGCTCAAGCTCTTGGTGTTTTAATATTTAAAATGGGATTTTCCTTGGAAGACGTATTTAAAAAGCTGCGTAAGTTCGATCGCGAAGGCGGGTTTAGTGGTATGGAGCATCCTAAATCCCTTTGGTATGGCGTTTTATACGATCCAAACAAGAAGCGAGTACAGGTTGCAGGACGGGATCTTGCAGCTAAGTTACTCATCTATATTTTAGGTGGTGTAGAAGATAGTGTTGAACGTGCTGAATTGCGTAGGGATTTGGCTAAAGCGAGAACGCTTGAAGATAAAACAATCGGTTTTGATGGTAAATTCGTTGAACCCAAGCAGCTAGGGCTTCCGACCGGAATATAG
- a CDS encoding DNA sulfur modification protein DndB: MTYLNEESNDIISPQDKAQISTLIEPLFSKHHRDRCYIGLIFEQGKREMLQINVPASDFSSLLQAKPSTGNDPDSGKNRPEVQGHTEEIKQYILDRARKGKSWILGTLTANVNPKDIKVIKLYRNMCLVIVRRTVKLDITDGQHRKRAIHELMESSESELIADNDFPITLVLEGDFRQCQTDFRDMAQTRSLDKSLLLSFGEYSGRVGITKELIERVSMFSGKTEKVKANPSTKNKLIYTMNYIARFVSCVFTNNADNELQDYDVIEKSESLVECLNQFFSECHNTKYISAKSNHELTVTDVANFKENCLLGVSAGLEVLGRLLYWTYSAESNYFDEEKISQLAQINWSRDYDLWRNNIVRIDPQPKNPNKPYRVITKPYRVITTANAVTDAVKMVKNRLEWS; the protein is encoded by the coding sequence ATGACTTATTTAAATGAAGAGAGTAACGATATTATTTCACCTCAAGATAAAGCGCAGATTAGTACATTGATTGAGCCACTTTTCTCGAAGCATCATCGCGATCGCTGTTACATAGGTCTCATTTTTGAGCAGGGAAAGCGGGAGATGTTACAAATTAATGTTCCAGCCAGCGATTTTTCCAGCCTTCTCCAAGCAAAACCATCAACTGGTAACGATCCTGATTCTGGTAAAAATCGTCCGGAAGTTCAAGGACATACAGAGGAAATTAAACAGTATATTCTTGACCGTGCTCGTAAAGGAAAATCTTGGATATTGGGAACACTGACAGCAAATGTCAATCCAAAAGATATAAAAGTGATTAAATTGTATCGAAATATGTGTTTGGTGATTGTTCGCCGTACAGTTAAGCTAGATATTACTGATGGACAACATAGAAAACGTGCAATTCATGAATTAATGGAAAGCTCTGAAAGCGAGTTAATTGCCGATAATGATTTTCCTATTACTTTAGTATTAGAAGGGGATTTTCGCCAGTGTCAAACAGATTTTCGAGATATGGCTCAAACTAGATCGTTAGATAAATCTTTATTGCTATCGTTTGGAGAGTATTCTGGTAGAGTTGGTATTACTAAAGAATTAATTGAGAGAGTCTCAATGTTTTCTGGTAAAACAGAAAAGGTTAAAGCAAATCCCTCAACTAAAAACAAGCTAATTTATACTATGAATTACATAGCGAGATTTGTTAGTTGTGTTTTTACTAATAACGCAGATAATGAACTACAAGATTATGATGTAATAGAGAAGTCTGAATCTTTAGTTGAATGCCTAAATCAGTTTTTTTCAGAATGCCATAATACAAAATATATTTCCGCCAAAAGCAATCATGAATTAACAGTTACTGATGTAGCAAATTTTAAAGAAAATTGTTTGCTAGGGGTGAGTGCTGGATTGGAAGTTTTAGGACGTTTACTATACTGGACTTACTCAGCTGAAAGCAATTATTTCGATGAAGAAAAAATTTCCCAACTAGCACAAATTAATTGGTCAAGAGACTACGATTTGTGGAGAAATAATATAGTAAGGATAGATCCCCAACCTAAAAATCCAAATAAACCATATAGAGTCATAACCAAACCATATAGAGTCATAACCACTGCAAATGCTGTAACTGATGCAGTGAAGATGGTAAAAAACAGGCTGGAATGGAGCTAG
- a CDS encoding DNA phosphorothioation-associated protein 4: protein MAETGKVRVAKDKADLVKALTSADGATGPFQTYADAIAFAAALGAKHKRRVALGEISKREPAPIGQEIFVSRGYDLVIKLLGVTATQDINILSSQEDKFENERLRIFEEYANGGLEILQAEVRGTVDYLERILLLLSSERFEQEEDDEEFNLTKFLS from the coding sequence ATGGCAGAAACTGGGAAAGTTAGAGTTGCTAAGGATAAGGCTGATTTGGTAAAAGCTTTAACTTCGGCTGATGGCGCAACGGGTCCTTTCCAAACTTATGCTGATGCGATCGCTTTTGCTGCGGCTTTGGGTGCGAAGCACAAACGGCGTGTGGCTTTGGGGGAAATATCTAAACGGGAACCTGCTCCTATAGGACAAGAAATTTTTGTATCTAGAGGATACGATCTAGTCATTAAGTTATTGGGAGTGACTGCAACTCAAGACATTAATATTCTTTCTTCTCAAGAGGACAAGTTTGAAAACGAACGTCTGCGTATTTTTGAGGAATACGCTAATGGGGGCTTGGAGATTTTACAAGCTGAAGTTCGAGGTACTGTAGATTATTTAGAGCGAATTTTATTGCTCCTTAGTTCTGAACGATTTGAACAAGAAGAGGACGACGAGGAATTTAATTTAACTAAATTCCTGTCTTGA
- a CDS encoding type I restriction endonuclease: MTQTTAITEAITSLADVQNRFGLVRIEDEQFFSEWYEGLPEITETEKAALDELRRRYLYHRTVGDLLEGTVLLLVMSPLLGVAGFYDPPFMIKAEPSVDLVLNDGEEVLRGRIDVLVLQNQFWILVVESKKTALSVVSALPQALAYLMANPYSSKAVFGMVTNGDDILFVKLSQEGSSQYGLSRVFTLFTSARELYSVLQILKNIGRNRR; encoded by the coding sequence ATGACACAAACCACAGCAATAACAGAAGCGATTACCAGTTTGGCTGATGTCCAAAATCGGTTTGGCTTGGTGCGAATTGAGGACGAGCAGTTTTTTTCTGAGTGGTATGAGGGATTGCCTGAAATTACAGAAACTGAAAAAGCTGCTTTAGATGAATTGCGACGTAGATATTTGTATCATCGTACTGTAGGGGATTTGTTAGAGGGGACAGTGTTATTGTTGGTGATGTCACCTTTGTTAGGGGTGGCGGGATTTTACGATCCTCCTTTTATGATTAAGGCTGAGCCGTCTGTGGATTTAGTACTGAATGATGGCGAAGAGGTGCTGCGGGGACGAATTGATGTTTTAGTGCTGCAAAATCAGTTTTGGATCTTGGTAGTGGAGTCTAAAAAAACTGCACTTTCGGTTGTGTCAGCTTTACCGCAAGCACTGGCTTATTTGATGGCTAACCCGTATTCAAGTAAAGCCGTGTTTGGCATGGTGACGAATGGGGATGATATTTTATTTGTTAAGTTGAGCCAAGAGGGTAGTTCTCAATATGGTTTGTCGCGAGTTTTTACTTTGTTTACGTCTGCTAGAGAACTTTACAGCGTTCTGCAAATTCTAAAAAATATTGGTCGGAACCGCAGATGA